The Lolium rigidum isolate FL_2022 chromosome 1, APGP_CSIRO_Lrig_0.1, whole genome shotgun sequence region ggtggaggatgccggaggtggtggaggtggccgacggtgatgggggaggccggagatgttggaggaggccggaggacgtcgaggaggctggaggtggtggaggaggtcggaggacgtcgtggccgtcggtggaggaggaggatgagtaggtcgccggagtagctcgccgccgcagaagctcgTCGCCGCCATTTATACAAGTCTTTTGTGGCATTTCCGTTATTTTGTTGGTTAAGCCGTGTACCGCAGCATGTATCAAACTATGTGTGAACCTaagggttttattaatttaaagtcaggTATTATGATGCTTTTTATCTAAAAAAGTCTTAGCGGCAAAGATTCATCCTCTTTTGTTCTGCCTTCATTAGTCCTTGTAGAAATTTTGGCTTGATCCCGTGTGTAAGTGTGTGGGGCTTTGTTTGTTTTTATAAGttggtttatcttttttttttcttcaaccgatttgtttttatatattattttaaGGCCTGGCTAAGACCATCTGTCCAGAAAAAAGCTTAACCATGTGGTGCATTACTCAGCATTTGCAACAGTCTGGAACATATAATTTGGTTGTGAAGGGACTGCACTGAACCGTACTGGTCTGGAAGGAACTCGGATCATTGCATTATGCTCGATCAGTTGATGGGAAAGGGACAATCGAGACACCGGTAGCAAACAACTGAAAAATGAGCCAGAAGAGTGCAGACGTCAACAAACCACACTCCAGAACCTTCTCCGCTCTACACCAGTATCATCCAGTCTCTCCGTGTCTCTCGAATCATCTCTCCCGACGTGGACGCCGCGAACACTTGCCAATTTATTTGCGCCAATCTCCCAGTTCCTTCGCCTTCCCAAACTCGCCAACGCCGATCGACACTCCAATCCCAAGCTCTCCGAATCCAAGAAATGGCGGACCTCCTCCTCGGCAGCCCCTTCCGGCGCCTGCTCTACGCCCGCCCGTACGCCTCGGCCACGGCCGCCATGGACTGGGTGGAGACCCCGACCTCCCACATCATCAAGATCAACGTCCCGGGGCTGGGCAAGGACGACGTCAAGGTGCAGGTGGAGGACGGCAACGTGCTGAGCGTcaggggcgcggccaaggagaaATCGGAGGAGGAGACCGTGTGGCACGTGGCGGAGCGCGGGAAGCCGGAGTTCGCGCGCGAGGTGGCGCTGCCGGAGCACGTGAAGGTGGAGCAGATCAGGGCCGgcgtggagaacggcgtgctcaCCGTCGTCGTGCCCAAGGAGCCCGCGCCCGCCCGCCCCAGGACCAGGCCCATCGCCGTCTCCAGCAAGCTCTGAGACCGCCGGACTGTCTGCGTGCCGTGTGCGTGGTGGTGGAAAGCTTTAGTTGCTCTGTATATTTTGGTAAAAGAAAGTTGCGCTGTTTATATGAGGTGGCCAATGTAACATTGAATCTTTATTTTTGAGTATGTGAACATCGAAGCAGCGAGGAATACAGCTGAATCAATGGTCGATTACACAGGAAGATTTCTCTGGGTTCACTGGAACGTGAGCCCCGTGCCGCGGAACTTGTCGGCGACGACCTCGTCCATGCGGCGCGCCATCTCCGGCGTCATGTGGTTCGCCCAGTCGGCCAGCAACCTCATGTGGCCGTTGAGCAGACGAGCCGTGTCGAGTATGGCACATCAGGCGTCTCGAGTAGCTGTAGTCGTCGGGATAGGCATGGCCGAAGAAACGAGGCGATCCAAAGAGACCGCAACAGAGGTCCCATCCGGAGTAATTTTAATTTTAATGCGTCGCAGCAATGCGTGTGTCGATCGGGTTCCccggggtggcggcgcggcgcggcgcatgTATTCATCAATGCGTGTGCCATTGATGAATGAATACCGCACGGTAGTAGTAAAAGCGTGAACCAAAAAATCCATCCTCCCGAGAAATCCAAGTCAGAGGAAATCCCCCACCCAAACCAAACGCCTCCTCCTTCCACTTTCATTTCATCCCCTCGAGGTCGAGGTCGAGGCCGAGAAAAACAAGAcaacgccgcgccgccgctcgctgatgctcctcctcgctcgccggGCCAGGGCCAGCCAACCTAGACCTAGACCGCGCCCCTCGCCGGCGTCGACGCCCGCCCTATTCCCCCTTCCTTCCACGCCGCACCCACCCTTTCTCCTTCTCTAACCATTCAGTTCAGTACCAGCGCCGCCGCCTACCCTCCAACGCCGGCCCTCTTCTCTCGCCCCAACCACCTCCACCCTCCACCGCCGCCCCAATCCACCCCGTACACGCCACCATGGACCTCCGCGGTGTCCCCCACCACTACTCCCGCCCCACCTGCTAGGGTTCGGGGGCGCAACCAACTCCCGCCGAGCCGCGCCGGTCCTCCGTCTACCGAGCCAACGCCAACGAGCGGCTACCACGACGCCGTCCAACTCGGCAACGACCTGATAGGTATGGTTTGGCAAGGGGCCGCCTTTCCTTCCGCTAATTAATTTCCCCTGCCATGGGCTGGGCGGCATGCGGCCTTGTTCCCTCCCTATCCTCAACTCATCTGCTTGCCTGCTGTCTTTTCAGGTCACCACGGCTGGCTGCGCCCTCTCACGCCACGACCTGCCGCAACCCCTGTCCTGCCTGTCACCCAAGCGAGAGGGCGCCGCCCACAAGAACTAGCTTCCTCCACCTGCAGATGGTACATACATCAGCTGCTTCATGCATTATTATGTAACCCAAATGCCAGGGATTATTAGCTTAACGGAAGAGTAATACAGTATATAATTCCGTCAGAAACATTGCTAGCCTTCGAGCAGTCAGTTCCTCTTACTCCTTTGCGTCGTCTGAATTCCTCCTTGCTACTGCCGCAATCCAAAAATAAAATCCAATCTGAACTGAAACAACGACTCACGCAGCCCAAGGCTAACCCCAGGCCGCCTCGGGTCTTCCGTGGCGTTGCGCTTGCTGGCTTCTGTTTAAGCGGCCGGTAGCACCTTCGCGAGCCATTTCGGTTGACAATCTCTAGGCTTGAATGTTTTTCTTACCAAGTGTGGCATGTTTTCCTCTGCTCTGTGACAATGTGAGCTAATTTAGACAAAAATTAGTCTTGCTGGAGTGAAGCTGTGGAAAGATGATGGACATCGATGTGTGCTCCTCGTGGGTCCAAGAGCAGCGACGAGTAGCTCATGGTGCAAGAGCTTTTCTACACGCAGCACGGCTCTCCTATTGCGGTTTGTGACCCAGCCGTTGGCGCTGCTGCTGCAGGGAGGCCGTCCTGCATGAGGTCAAGCTACATGCCCCCAAGCCCAACCGCCGCGACCTCGACACCTCCGTTCAGAATACGTCGATACTCTCATAAAAGGTCGAATTTTGTCTTTGCTCGCGCTCGAATTGATTGCTGCCATGCGTGCTATGCTATCCAATTTCTTCCTATTTTCGTAGTTTCTGAAAATGGGCACCAGTATGCTAGGGCGACCTGTATTTGAGGTTCTGTTGAGTTAGAAAGATAAGTACTCGAGTTCTTTTCATGTCCAGAACCAAGCTTCTGTATGAAAAACAATATTTCAGTTCTCCTTATCGGGCTTTGCATCAAATTCTACCTTCATAGTAGGTTACTGTAGTTTCACTATGCACACACAATGCTGCAATATGCCATCACTTTGCAGATCAGGAGAAAGGGATGTACTTTGTGTGTTTTTAAGACTAAATAAATCTTGAACGtcgcaaacagagcttggctctggtggttaggtcccttgtggtggaaccagcccacccaggttcaagtcctagacttgacatgggtgtttgcatttacctggatttattccaggatttaaccggcgctatgctttcagtggtaggtgacgtgcccgtcaacagcgaggcgccagtggtgacttcgtcaatctcaagatatgccggctcagttcctcggaggtgctcataggggtagggtgtgcgtgcgtgcgttcataggggtgtttgtacgtgcgtgtttgtgagcgtctgcgttgtactgtgttctcaaaaaaagaaaaaaaaaaatcttgaacGTCATGCTAATTTTGGCGACATTTCTTTGCTCTGGGTCGATGTTGCCATTCATTATCTTGCAATGAGCCAGTAATGCTTGTATGTGAAAAGTTGAGAACCTTTTAGATCCTCAGTTGTCAAATACTCTTCTTAAACTATTTTGGGGTACATTTAGCTCTGGTACGGGGTTAGATGCCCCTTTTATTGTTTTGCTATTGTTCAGAGTTGTATCCCACCCTGTTCCTTGTATCCAGTAATGAATTTTGGTGCCATGGCTCTCACCAGGGAGGTGAGACCAGGCCACCAAAGCAGCGGTATGATGATGGTGTTCTCCCCGTGGCTCCGAGGAGCTCACGGTTTTTCCCTGCCACACCAAGGTCTATAAATATTGAATGTTCTGGTTTTGATTTTCACTTATAATAGCTTCTGATAATGTTGAAATAACATGTCTAGTTACTATTACCAAATAAAATACCCATGAAGAAGATGGTCACACTATTTTTTTGGTGGATGATGTGGCAAGAGCGTTTTCCCTGTTTTATACTTTGTGCTCCTCTTATGCCCTTTGCCATTGTGGTTGACTTCCAGGTTTCTTTTTTGTAGGGATTGAATATGTTTTGCGGGAAGAAAGTGAGGGGACAGTGTAGTTTTCTATGGTGATTGATGATCGCTACCAATACTCCATCAACTACATATGTTACACGTGCCACAGTTTGCCTCTAGATGCTTCGGTCTAGCGTAACACAAAATTTCTGGCTctggtgatgctgctgctgctgcaaggaggccgagaaaaacaagacaacgccgcgccgccgctcgctgatgctcctcctcgctcgccggGCCGGGGCCAGCCAACCTAGACCTAGACCGCGCCCCTCGCCGGCGTCGACGCCCGCCCTATTCCCCCTTCCTTCCACGCCGCACCCACCCTTTCTCCTTCTCTAACCATTCAGTACCAGCGCCGCCGCCTACCCAACGCCGCCCCTCTTCTCTCGCACCACCTCCAACCTCCACCGCCGCCCTCCGCCTTCCAATCCACCCCGTACACGCCGCCATGGACCTCCGTGGTGTCCCCCACCACTACTCCCGCCCCACCTGCTAGGGTTCGGAGGCGCAACCAACTCCCGCGGACCGGCGCCGGTCCTCCGTCTACCGAGCCAGCGCCAACCACGACGCCGTCCAACTCGGCAACGACCTGATAGGTATGGTTTGGCAAGGGGCCGCCTTTCCTTCCGCTAATTAATTTCCCCTGCCATGGGCTGGGCGGCATGCGGCCTTGTTCCCTCCCTATCCTCAACTCATCTGCTTGCCTGCTGTCTTTTCAGGTCACCACGGCTGGCTGCGCCCTCTCACGCCACGACCTGCCGCAACCCCTGTCCTGCCTGTCACCCAAGCGAGAGGGCGCCGCCCACAAGAACTAGCTTCCTCCACCTGCAGATGGTACATACATCAGCTGCTTCATGCATTATTATGTAACCCAAATGCCAGGGATTATTAGCTTAACGGAAGAGTAATACAGTATATAATTCCGTCAGAAACATTGCTAGCCTTCGAGCAGTCAGTTCCTCTTACTCCTTTGCGTCGTCTGAATTCCTCCTTGCTACTGCCGCAATCCAAAAATAAAATCCAATCTGAACTGAAACAACGACTCACGCAGCCCAAGGCTAACCCCAGGCCGCCTCGGGTCTTCCGTGGCGTTGCGCTTGCTGGCTTCTGTTTAAGCGGCCGGTAGCACCTTCGCGAGCCATTTCGGTTGACAATCTCTAGGCTTGAATGTTTTTCTTACCAAGTGTGGCATGTTTTCCTCTCGCTTCGTGACAATGTGAGCTAATTTAGACAAAAATTAGTCTTGCTGGAGTGAAGCTGTGGAAAGATGATGGACATCGATGTGTGCTCCTCGTGGGTCCAAGAGCAGCGACGAGTAGCTCATGGTGCAAGAGCTTTTCTACACGCAGCACGGCTCTCCTATTGCGGTTTGTGACCCAGCCGTTGGCGCTGCCGCTGCAGGGAGGCCGTCCTGCATGAGGTCAAGCTACATGCCCCCAAGCCCAACCGCCGCGACCTCGACACCTCCGTTCAGAATACGTCGATACTCTCATAAAAGGTCGAATTTTGTCTTTGCTCGCGCTCGAATTGATTGCTGCCATGCGTGCTATGCTATCCAATTTCTTCCTATTTTCGTAGTTTCTGAAAATGGGCACCAGTATGCTAGGGCGACCTGTATTTGAGGTTCCGTTGAGTTAGAAAGATAAGTACTCGAGTTCTTTTCATGTCCAGAACCAAGCTTCGTATGAAAAACAATATTTCAGTTCTCCTTATCGGGCTTTGCATCAAATTCTACCTTCATAGTAGGTTACTCGTAGTTTCACTATGCACACACAATGCTGCAATATGCCATCACTTTGCGGATCAGGAGAAAGGGATGTACTTTGTGTGTTTTTAAGACTAAATAAATCTTGAACGtcgcaaacagagcttggctcggTGGTTAGGTTCCTTGTGGTGAAACCAGCCCACCCacgttcaagtcctagacttgacatgggtgtttgcatttacctg contains the following coding sequences:
- the LOC124675107 gene encoding 16.0 kDa heat shock protein, peroxisomal-like gives rise to the protein MADLLLGSPFRRLLYARPYASATAAMDWVETPTSHIIKINVPGLGKDDVKVQVEDGNVLSVRGAAKEKSEEETVWHVAERGKPEFAREVALPEHVKVEQIRAGVENGVLTVVVPKEPAPARPRTRPIAVSSKL